A genomic window from Elaeis guineensis isolate ETL-2024a chromosome 3, EG11, whole genome shotgun sequence includes:
- the LOC105042335 gene encoding protein ECERIFERUM 26-like gives MTAGGRRVTVYAKSTAVSGTPVRPGKTYPLSSLDHLMGRHTLHLVFYYRPGPTLDRDGLKESLSEVLSHYPAATGRLSRGEDGGWIVKCNDAGVRLLDARANVTLEEWLGSASAEEEMELAYWEPMGDDPSIWSPYYIQITEFEDKAFAIGLSCTHMHADPTCATLLVRAWADSHRRACIAYAPFLHPPAFLPRPDPRPSHPLLSLKSSSTPFASNSKMSSATFRFSDLAVKSLLADLQPDASPFSALAALFWSRIARAAGVPPGPGELTLVVDVRKRMHAPLPHGFYGNALHFSRARANLAAGVAHVVDELGRHVAGLPEDEVWAAAEWAHERRHRGEEAFQMYGPELTCFALDHLMAYGAAFEKEGEGGRPAHVSCRVGGAEGEGLVVVLPAAEEGAARTVMVTLPEEVAKTICRDDAILRYGPTVMFAGRV, from the exons ATGACGGCCGGTGGACGGAGGGTGACGGTGTACGCCAAGTCGACGGCCGTGTCGGGGACGCCGGTCCGGCCGGGGAAGACGTACCCGCTATCGTCCTTGGACCACCTGATGGGGCGGCACACGCTGCACTTGGTGTTCTACTACCGGCCCGGTCCGACGCTGGACCGGGACGGGCTCAAGGAGTCGCTGTCGGAGGTGCTGTCGCACTACCCGGCCGCGACGGGCCGTTTGAGTCGAGGGGAGGACGGCGGCTGGATCGTCAAGTGTAACGACGCCGGCGTCAGGTTGCTGGACGCCAGGGCCAACGTGACGCTGGAGGAGTGGCTCGGCTCGGCCAGCGCCGAGGAGGAGATGGAGCTCGCCTATTGGGAGCCCATGGGGGACGACCCCTCCATCTGGTCCCCATACTACATTCAG ATAACGGAGTTCGAGGACAAGGCCTTCGCGATCGGGCTGAGCTGCACGCACATGCACGCCGACCCCACCTGCGCCACCCTCCTCGTCCGCGCCTGGGCCGACTCCCACCGCCGCGCCTGCATCGCCTACGCTCCCTTCCTCCACCCCCCGGCCTTCCTCCCCCGCCCCGATCCCCGCCCCTcccaccccctcctctccctcaaaTCCTCCTCCACCCCCTTCGCCTCCAACTCCAAGATGTCCTCCGCCACCTTCCGCTTCTCCGACCTCGCCGTCAAGTCCCTCCTCGCCGACCTGCAGCCCGACGCCTCCCCTTTCTCCGCCCTCGCCGCCCTCTTCTGGTCCCGCATCGCACGTGCCGCTGGCGTGCCTCCGGGCCCCGGCGAGCTCACCCTCGTCGTGGACGTCCGGAAGCGCATGCATGCGCCGCTCCCTCATGGGTTCTACGGCAACGCCCTCCACTTCTCCCGCGCCCGCGCCAACCTCGCCGCCGGGGTGGCCCACGTGGTGGACGAGCTGGGGCGACACGTGGCGGGACTGCCCGAGGATGAGGTCTGGGCTGCGGCGGAGTGGGCGCACGAGCGGCGGCACCGAGGGGAGGAGGCGTTCCAGATGTACGGGCCGGAGCTCACGTGCTTTGCGCTGGACCACTTGATGGCGTACGGGGCGGCGTTCGAGAAGGAGGGGGAAGGGGGGAGGCCGGCGCATGTGAGCTGTCGGGTGGGCGGGGCGGAGGGGGAGGGGCTGGTGGTGGTGTTGCCGGCGGCGGAGGAGGGAGCGGCGCGGACGGTGATGGTGACGCTGCCGGAGGAGGTGGCGAAGACGATCTGCCGGGACGACGCCATCCTGCGATACGGGCCCACCGTCATGTTCGCGGGGAGGGTTTAG